In a single window of the Astatotilapia calliptera unplaced genomic scaffold, fAstCal1.2 U_scaffold_75, whole genome shotgun sequence genome:
- the LOC113018389 gene encoding sushi domain-containing protein 3-like, with protein sequence MPVLPPRRGSFYVEGGTGVSIGSALAFWCRDGYQLVGSDKIYCHVRNGKAQWSNYLPVCEAIPRPEDRGLRVAVLASVVSGIVILAMSLSFLICCLQERSSRDRSKKDGRIRRRDKRSARRSECWLEREEGEWEAFPPPKIFHLSQRMNPRLAPDSPLYLTGGLSGYENRGYQRSQESLLKASMPGLYRSESQLYPHVVLQRVPTPTAPSAPTAPSAPLYLHLPDSSSAASSPAHTIPHSQPHGMPQYPTPTYPPKPNVVPNYHHPTPAPIYPNPNPTPQRPWQ encoded by the exons ATGCCTGTCCTGCCACCACGTCGGGGTTCCTTCTATGTGGAAGGTGGAACAGGTGTGTCGATCGGGAGTGCTTTGGCCTTTTGGTGCAGAGATGGATACCAGCTGGTTGGCAGCGACAAAATCTACTGCCATGTCAGGAATGGTAAAGCGCAGTGGAGCAACTACCTGCCTGTCTGTGAAG CTATCCCCAGGCCGGAGGACCGTGGACTGAGAGTGGCTGTGCTGGCCTCAGTTGTTAGTGGCATTGTCATCCTCGCCATGTCCCTGTCCTTTCTCATCTGCTGTCTGCAGGAGCGATCCAGCCGGGACCGTTCCAAGAAAGATGGACGGATCAG ACGCAGAGACAAGCGCTCCGCCCGTCGCAGCGAGTGCTGgctggagagagaggagggcgAATGGGAAGCCTTCCCTCCACCTAAGATCTTCCACCTGTCCCAGAGGATGAACCCCCGTCTTGCTCCAGACAGCCCGCTCTACCTGACGGGAGGCCTCAGTGGATACGAGAACAGAGGATACCAAAG GAGTCAGGAGAGTCTGCTGAAGGCCTCCATGCCCGGGCTCTACCGCTCCGAGTCTCAGCTTTACCCACATGTTGTCCTGCAGAGGGTCCCAACGCCGACTGCACCGTCCGCTCCGACTGCTCCCTCGGCTCCTCTCTACCTTCACCTCCCTGACTCCTCTTCTGCCGCTTCCTCTCCCGCCCACACCATCCCCCACAGCCAGCCACACGGCATGCCACAGTACCCCACCCCAACATATCCTCCAAAACCCAATGTAGTGCCAAACTACCACCACCCAACACCGGCGCCCATCTATCCCAACCCCAATCCAACACCACAGAGGCCATGGCAGTAA